A window of the Chryseobacterium arthrosphaerae genome harbors these coding sequences:
- the fabD gene encoding ACP S-malonyltransferase — MKALVFPGQGSQFVGMGKELYDSRKDIKDLMESANEILGFDILSIMFNGTDADLKKTEVTQPSIFIHSVAALKAVNGLGAEMVAGHSLGEFSALVANGVLSFDDGLKLVSERAKAMQAACDANPSSMAAILGLEDAKVEEICAQISGVVVPANYNCPGQLVISGETASVEEACAKLKEAGAKRALLLPVNGAFHSPLMQPAQERLAAAIEKTKFRKATIPVYQNITTTAVTNPDEIKQNLIDQLTGPVKWTQSVQNMIKDGASNFVEVGPGKTLQGLIKKIDGSVEAASAI, encoded by the coding sequence TCTCAGTTCGTAGGAATGGGAAAAGAATTGTATGATTCTAGAAAAGATATTAAAGATCTGATGGAATCTGCCAATGAAATTTTAGGTTTCGATATTCTTTCCATTATGTTCAACGGAACGGATGCGGATCTTAAGAAAACAGAGGTTACCCAGCCTTCAATATTTATACATTCAGTAGCAGCATTAAAAGCAGTAAATGGTCTTGGAGCTGAAATGGTAGCAGGACACTCTTTAGGAGAATTTTCTGCATTGGTAGCCAATGGCGTTTTATCTTTTGACGATGGCCTGAAGCTGGTGTCAGAAAGAGCTAAGGCAATGCAGGCAGCGTGTGATGCGAATCCAAGCTCTATGGCAGCTATTTTAGGATTGGAAGATGCTAAGGTTGAAGAAATCTGTGCACAGATCAGTGGAGTAGTGGTTCCGGCCAATTACAACTGTCCGGGGCAACTGGTAATTTCAGGAGAAACAGCTTCAGTAGAAGAAGCATGTGCAAAACTGAAGGAAGCAGGAGCGAAAAGAGCATTATTACTGCCTGTAAACGGAGCTTTCCATTCTCCTTTGATGCAGCCGGCACAGGAAAGACTGGCAGCAGCTATCGAGAAAACAAAATTCAGAAAAGCAACCATTCCTGTATACCAGAATATCACAACTACAGCGGTAACAAATCCTGATGAGATCAAACAAAACCTGATCGATCAGCTTACAGGTCCTGTAAAATGGACACAGTCTGTACAGAATATGATTAAAGACGGTGCATCAAACTTCGTAGAAGTAGGACCGGGAAAAACCCTTCAGGGATTGATCAAAAAAATTGACGGATCAGTAGAAGCTGCATCTGCAATCTAA
- a CDS encoding SusC/RagA family TonB-linked outer membrane protein, which produces MINKNLFNSKIWIPPVAAFFLGVASVNGQVSKPKKDTLREKEIDEVVVVAYGKAKRNSYTGSVATISSDKINNRPVTNITKALEGQVPGIQTTSSSGQPGAIATIRIRGIGSVSASSDPLYVVDGIPYDGNLNAISPSDIESISVLKDATASALYGSRGANGIIIITTKSGKKGEAKVNLNISQGFSGRAVKDYEQVSTDQYFQLYWEALRNGYKSDKISSQQASQMATDNLVSMLGINPYGPGYSKPVGTDGKLLPGATPLWNDDWRDVLQRTASRNQVDLDISGGSEKSNYFFSLGYLDDKGMAIESGFKRYNTRLKINSEVKKWLNVGINLNYTNSVQQAPTSSDSKASNVIQAARVVPSFYPYYERNPDGSFVLDAAGNKIYDFGKYRPSSALQNQNLAASLPLDKNENKEDNFSGKGFMEFTFLPELKFKTSFSVDLVNYNGHFYSNPLLGQGTEIGGSVTKSNTRTLSYTTSNILTYDRKFGKHHINVLAGQEFYKYDYQTISGSRSGFSLPYYYEPDAASLLVNFGGYSNKLSLLSYLGKVEYDYNNTYFLSASGRADGSSRFASDNRWGRFWSVGGSWKISNEEFIKNLNVFNQLTLRASYGGQGNDKLLRPNGQSLYYGYQELYRILTLGGEAGTTLEKAATKNLKWETNLNMNVGLEFAILNNRIKGNIEYFKRKSQDLLFNVPVAPSLGISDYPANVGTIQNTGFEFSLFTTPIRNEDFQWNVDVNLSTLKNKVTKLPGGPLVVGTKQLREGGSVYDFFIQEWVGVDPSNGKPLWKTISKDANGNEVEGTTSEYSKATKIIQGSALPKLAGAISTSINYKNFDFSGLLTFKIGGKILDGDYTSLLHNGSAGGRAWGVEMLNRWTPDNPNTDVPGLSTTTNNWTSTSSRFLYSGTYARLKNVSLGYTLPSDYFEKIGLKKFRIYIQAENLLTFYKHKGMDPEQALDGTTYFRYPAMRTITFGLQATL; this is translated from the coding sequence ATGATTAATAAAAATCTATTTAATTCTAAAATTTGGATTCCGCCTGTTGCTGCATTTTTCTTAGGTGTTGCCAGCGTAAACGGACAGGTTTCTAAACCGAAAAAAGATACACTCCGTGAAAAAGAGATTGATGAAGTGGTTGTCGTAGCTTACGGAAAAGCCAAGAGAAACAGCTATACCGGTTCGGTAGCAACGATTTCCAGTGATAAAATTAACAACAGACCTGTAACCAATATTACCAAAGCTCTGGAAGGGCAGGTGCCGGGAATTCAGACTACAAGTTCTTCTGGGCAGCCGGGTGCTATTGCTACGATCAGAATCAGGGGTATTGGCTCGGTAAGTGCTTCCAGCGATCCTTTATATGTGGTGGATGGAATTCCTTATGACGGAAATCTGAATGCTATAAGCCCAAGTGATATTGAATCCATAAGTGTTTTAAAAGATGCTACAGCAAGTGCTTTATATGGTTCAAGAGGAGCGAACGGAATTATTATCATTACAACAAAATCCGGGAAAAAAGGGGAAGCAAAAGTAAACCTTAATATCAGCCAGGGATTCTCCGGAAGAGCAGTAAAGGATTATGAGCAGGTAAGCACGGATCAGTATTTTCAATTGTATTGGGAAGCGCTGAGAAACGGATATAAATCTGATAAAATATCTTCCCAGCAGGCTTCACAAATGGCTACAGATAACCTTGTTTCAATGCTTGGAATAAACCCTTATGGTCCTGGTTATTCAAAACCGGTAGGAACGGATGGAAAATTATTGCCGGGAGCAACTCCGCTATGGAATGATGACTGGAGAGATGTTTTACAGAGAACGGCTTCAAGGAACCAGGTAGACCTTGATATCAGCGGCGGAAGTGAGAAAAGCAACTATTTCTTTTCCCTGGGATACCTTGATGATAAGGGAATGGCTATTGAATCAGGATTTAAAAGATACAATACAAGGCTAAAGATCAATTCAGAAGTAAAAAAATGGTTAAACGTTGGGATAAACCTGAACTATACCAACAGTGTTCAGCAGGCACCTACCTCATCAGATTCCAAGGCCAGCAATGTGATCCAGGCTGCGAGAGTTGTTCCTTCATTTTATCCTTACTATGAAAGAAATCCGGACGGATCTTTTGTACTGGACGCTGCCGGAAACAAGATTTATGATTTCGGAAAATACAGACCCAGCAGTGCACTTCAGAATCAAAACCTGGCTGCATCTTTACCGCTGGATAAAAATGAAAACAAAGAAGATAACTTTTCAGGAAAAGGATTCATGGAGTTTACTTTCTTACCGGAGTTAAAATTCAAAACGAGTTTTTCCGTTGATCTTGTTAATTATAACGGCCATTTTTATTCTAATCCACTTTTGGGACAAGGTACGGAAATTGGTGGATCTGTGACCAAATCCAATACCAGAACGCTTTCTTATACAACGAGTAATATCCTGACCTATGACAGGAAGTTTGGAAAACACCATATTAATGTTTTAGCCGGACAGGAATTTTATAAATACGACTATCAGACCATCTCCGGATCAAGGAGCGGTTTCTCCCTGCCTTACTATTATGAGCCTGATGCAGCTTCATTATTGGTCAACTTCGGCGGGTACAGCAATAAGCTGAGTTTGCTGAGTTACCTTGGAAAAGTAGAGTATGATTATAATAATACCTATTTCCTTTCCGCTTCAGGAAGGGCAGACGGATCCTCAAGATTTGCCTCAGACAACAGATGGGGAAGGTTCTGGTCTGTAGGAGGATCATGGAAGATCTCCAATGAAGAATTTATTAAGAACCTGAATGTCTTCAACCAGTTGACACTGCGTGCAAGCTACGGAGGCCAGGGGAATGATAAATTGCTGCGTCCAAACGGGCAGTCTCTGTATTATGGATATCAGGAGCTGTACAGAATACTGACCCTTGGCGGGGAAGCGGGGACAACCCTGGAAAAAGCAGCAACCAAAAACCTTAAGTGGGAAACCAACCTTAATATGAACGTAGGGCTGGAATTTGCCATCCTGAATAACAGAATTAAGGGTAATATCGAATATTTTAAAAGAAAAAGCCAGGACCTTCTGTTCAACGTACCGGTTGCCCCATCTCTGGGAATCAGTGACTATCCGGCGAATGTAGGAACGATCCAGAATACAGGTTTTGAATTTTCACTTTTCACCACTCCGATCAGGAATGAGGATTTCCAATGGAATGTGGATGTTAACCTGAGTACTTTAAAAAATAAAGTGACCAAATTACCCGGAGGACCGCTTGTAGTAGGAACTAAACAGCTGAGAGAAGGAGGTTCCGTGTATGATTTCTTTATTCAGGAATGGGTAGGCGTAGATCCAAGCAACGGAAAACCATTGTGGAAGACTATTTCTAAAGATGCAAACGGAAATGAAGTGGAAGGAACGACTTCAGAGTATTCAAAAGCAACAAAAATAATACAGGGATCTGCATTGCCTAAACTGGCCGGAGCAATCAGTACCAGCATTAATTATAAAAATTTTGACTTCTCAGGATTGCTGACTTTCAAAATCGGAGGAAAGATCCTGGATGGAGATTATACTTCGCTTTTACATAACGGAAGTGCCGGAGGACGTGCATGGGGAGTGGAAATGCTGAACAGATGGACGCCTGATAATCCTAATACGGATGTTCCGGGACTTAGTACTACAACCAACAACTGGACTTCAACGTCTTCAAGATTCCTGTATTCGGGAACGTATGCAAGGCTTAAAAATGTAAGTCTAGGGTATACGTTGCCTTCGGATTATTTTGAAAAGATAGGATTGAAAAAATTCAGAATTTACATTCAGGCAGAAAACCTTCTGACTTTCTATAAACATAAGGGAATGGATCCTGAGCAGGCACTGGACGGTACAACGTATTTCAGATATCCGGCAATGAGAACGATCACATTTGGTCTTCAGGCAACCCTTTAA
- a CDS encoding GYDIA family GHMP kinase codes for MKAIFSPGKLMLTSEYFAIDGALVLAVPTRLGQEFFFEEKDDQQSLILWEALHQNKPWLKAAIDYKSWQILETNIPSGAEFILKTLKNVQQLSSIRFQNDFTYHLKTNLQFPADYGLGSSSTLMNNLAEWAEIDPFHLNTISLGGSGYDIAVAKEKSAVLFQSKPEIQYEKVDFNPPFKNELIFIHLNQKQDSREGISFYKSKKKSPELVNEFSDITKKILLCSELENFSELLMIHERKIADFLEIPTVKEKIFSDCPVFVKSLGAWGGDFVMSAKFGGYKDYFWEKGFTTVFEWSDIINL; via the coding sequence ATGAAAGCGATCTTTTCACCGGGCAAGCTTATGCTTACTTCAGAATATTTCGCTATCGATGGAGCTCTTGTCTTAGCGGTACCTACCAGGCTGGGACAAGAGTTTTTTTTTGAAGAAAAAGATGATCAACAGTCTTTAATTCTTTGGGAAGCACTCCATCAGAATAAACCCTGGTTAAAAGCTGCCATTGATTACAAAAGCTGGCAGATCCTTGAAACCAATATCCCATCAGGCGCTGAATTTATTCTGAAAACTTTAAAGAATGTTCAGCAGCTTTCTTCTATCAGATTCCAGAATGATTTTACCTATCATCTGAAAACAAACCTTCAGTTTCCGGCAGATTATGGCCTGGGAAGCAGTTCTACCTTAATGAATAACCTTGCTGAATGGGCGGAGATTGATCCTTTTCATTTAAATACAATCAGTCTTGGGGGCAGCGGATATGACATTGCAGTGGCCAAAGAAAAATCTGCAGTCCTTTTTCAGAGCAAACCTGAGATTCAATATGAAAAGGTAGATTTTAATCCTCCTTTTAAAAATGAATTGATTTTTATTCATTTAAATCAAAAGCAGGATAGCCGGGAAGGAATCAGTTTTTATAAGTCGAAAAAGAAGTCACCGGAATTGGTTAACGAATTTTCAGATATCACAAAGAAAATTTTATTATGCAGTGAATTGGAAAATTTTTCCGAATTACTGATGATTCATGAGCGGAAAATTGCTGATTTTCTTGAAATTCCTACAGTTAAAGAAAAAATATTCTCAGACTGCCCTGTATTTGTCAAAAGTTTGGGCGCATGGGGCGGAGATTTTGTGATGAGTGCCAAATTTGGGGGCTATAAAGACTATTTTTGGGAGAAAGGTTTTACAACCGTTTTTGAATGGTCAGATATAATTAATTTATAA
- the pckA gene encoding phosphoenolpyruvate carboxykinase (ATP), translating to MKNTKIIQDLEKLGIKGNYEVVYNPSYEELYQAEVSPENQGFEKAELTESGAVSVKTGIFTGRSPKDRYIVQDDVTRDTIFWDGKVNLPTTAEIFGSCKELVLNQLAESKKIYVVDTFCGTNADTRLKVRFIVEVAWQAHFVTNMFIRPSHYELENFGEPDFTVINGSKTTNPNWEAQGLNSENFIMFNLTEKLQIIGGTWYGGEMKKGMFAMMNYYLPLKGMASMHCSANVGEKGDVALFFGLSGTGKTTLSADPKRYLIGDDEHGWDNNGVFNYEGGCYAKVIDLSEEKEPDIFAAIKRDALLENVVVNNGVADYTDGSITENTRVSYPIYHINKIVLPSKAGHAKKIVYLSADAFGVLPPVSILNEDQAQYHFLCGYTSKLAGTERGITEPQPSFSPAFGEAFLTLHPTMYSKTLIGKMKEHGAKAYLVNTGWNGTGKRISLKDTRAIIDAIIDGSIDNAPKTQVPIMNLEIPTELPNVSTGILDPRDTYADASEWEEKAKDLASRYIKNFEQYCDTEEGKRLIASGPQLQEQTI from the coding sequence ATGAAAAACACTAAAATCATCCAGGATTTAGAGAAATTAGGGATTAAAGGAAACTATGAAGTAGTGTATAATCCTTCGTATGAAGAATTATACCAGGCTGAAGTTTCTCCTGAAAATCAGGGGTTTGAGAAAGCGGAACTTACGGAATCGGGCGCGGTATCAGTAAAAACAGGAATTTTCACAGGTCGTTCACCTAAAGACAGATATATTGTTCAGGATGATGTTACAAGAGATACAATTTTCTGGGATGGTAAAGTAAACTTACCTACAACAGCGGAAATTTTCGGGTCTTGTAAAGAACTAGTGCTGAACCAGCTTGCTGAATCTAAGAAAATTTATGTAGTAGATACATTCTGCGGAACCAATGCAGATACAAGACTTAAAGTAAGATTTATCGTTGAAGTAGCATGGCAGGCGCATTTTGTTACGAATATGTTTATCCGTCCTTCTCACTATGAGCTTGAAAACTTTGGAGAGCCTGATTTCACGGTAATTAACGGTTCTAAAACAACTAATCCTAACTGGGAAGCTCAAGGATTGAATTCTGAAAACTTTATCATGTTCAACCTTACTGAAAAGCTACAGATCATCGGAGGTACCTGGTACGGAGGTGAGATGAAGAAAGGGATGTTTGCTATGATGAACTATTACCTTCCGTTGAAAGGAATGGCTTCAATGCACTGTTCTGCCAACGTAGGTGAAAAAGGTGATGTAGCTCTGTTCTTCGGTCTTTCAGGAACAGGTAAAACTACATTATCGGCAGATCCGAAAAGATACCTTATCGGAGATGATGAGCACGGTTGGGATAACAACGGAGTATTCAACTACGAAGGTGGATGCTATGCAAAAGTAATTGACCTATCAGAAGAAAAAGAACCGGATATCTTTGCAGCCATCAAGAGAGATGCTCTTCTTGAAAACGTTGTTGTAAACAATGGAGTAGCAGATTACACAGACGGATCTATCACAGAAAATACAAGAGTTTCTTATCCAATCTATCATATCAACAAAATTGTATTGCCTTCTAAAGCAGGGCATGCTAAAAAGATCGTTTACCTTTCTGCGGATGCATTCGGAGTACTTCCTCCGGTTTCTATCCTGAATGAAGATCAGGCTCAGTACCACTTCCTTTGCGGTTATACCTCTAAATTAGCCGGTACCGAAAGAGGAATTACAGAACCTCAGCCTTCTTTCTCACCTGCATTCGGTGAAGCGTTCCTTACTCTGCACCCAACAATGTACTCTAAAACATTGATCGGTAAAATGAAAGAGCACGGCGCTAAAGCTTATCTGGTAAACACAGGATGGAATGGTACAGGTAAGAGAATCTCTCTGAAAGATACCAGAGCCATCATCGATGCGATCATTGACGGTTCCATCGACAATGCTCCTAAAACCCAGGTTCCGATTATGAACCTTGAAATTCCTACCGAACTTCCGAATGTTTCTACAGGTATTTTAGATCCTAGAGATACTTATGCAGATGCTTCGGAATGGGAAGAAAAAGCAAAAGACCTTGCATCAAGATATATCAAAAACTTCGAGCAGTATTGTGATACTGAAGAAGGTAAGAGATTAATCGCTTCTGGTCCCCAGCTACAGGAACAAACAATCTAA
- a CDS encoding type II 3-dehydroquinate dehydratase — protein sequence MKVLIINGPNLNLLGTREPEIYGTVSMENYLETLKSEFHTHELSYYQSNIEGELINRLQEDDFDAVVINPGAFTHYSYAIADCLKNIRKPKVEVHISNIYKREEFRQKSVTAACTDAVLSGFGMDGYRLAILSLQ from the coding sequence ATGAAAGTTTTGATTATAAACGGACCTAATCTGAATCTTTTAGGTACCCGGGAACCGGAGATCTATGGAACTGTTTCCATGGAAAATTACTTGGAAACACTGAAGTCTGAGTTTCACACTCATGAGCTCTCCTATTATCAGTCCAATATTGAAGGTGAGCTGATCAACAGGCTTCAGGAAGATGATTTTGATGCAGTGGTGATCAATCCGGGAGCTTTCACTCATTATTCTTACGCTATAGCCGATTGTCTGAAGAACATCAGAAAACCTAAGGTTGAAGTTCACATCAGCAATATTTACAAAAGAGAAGAATTCAGGCAGAAGTCTGTAACGGCAGCCTGTACAGATGCTGTCCTATCCGGATTTGGAATGGATGGGTACAGATTGGCAATACTGAGCTTACAATAA
- a CDS encoding RagB/SusD family nutrient uptake outer membrane protein encodes MKNLKYLSFALLGLWSLTSCESDLTTAPTDQANSEEVFKTAESAETVINGTWAKFNNDGTTYANIGYSTVLRASDAMGSDVAILRNKYGFSAAYDFTEMVNTTAGRPLFIWTMLYSTINNMNNVIARIDGTVGSQEKKDQVKGQAKALRAFCYLNIASFYQFSYLKDKTALTAPIYTEPSTISTPGRKKASLEEIYTLIKSDLTDADHLLKNYSRNNKDKINRNVVNGLLARTYLNTGEWSKAADAARTARQGFTFMAPEKYKEGFNDIENAEWIWGHRQTQEQSDASYAFHYLDVSSSGSFYYSFMADPYFKDLFDANDIRTQLFSWDGQKGREGLLRYAKFKFKPNLIADIVYMRAAEMYLIEAEAEARNGNISQAVTALNQLKTARKANIYTGPLAQNEVVKAILIERRKELFGEGFSLSDIIRTQGSVERKPYVDDQGKPIKVQVITPEGTVKTVDGRGHSVFAFPDQSAFAPNSNYYLFSIPQREAENNPNL; translated from the coding sequence ATGAAAAATTTAAAATATTTATCCTTTGCACTTCTTGGATTGTGGTCGCTGACCAGCTGTGAAAGTGATCTGACCACCGCACCAACGGATCAGGCAAACAGTGAAGAAGTTTTCAAAACGGCTGAAAGTGCCGAAACGGTAATCAACGGTACGTGGGCAAAATTCAATAATGATGGAACAACTTATGCTAATATCGGTTATTCTACAGTACTGAGAGCCAGTGATGCTATGGGAAGTGATGTCGCAATCCTTAGAAATAAATACGGATTTTCAGCTGCCTATGATTTTACTGAAATGGTGAATACTACAGCCGGAAGACCATTATTTATCTGGACAATGCTGTATTCAACCATCAATAATATGAACAATGTTATTGCAAGAATTGACGGTACGGTAGGAAGCCAGGAAAAAAAGGACCAGGTAAAAGGCCAGGCAAAAGCGTTACGTGCTTTCTGTTATCTGAATATTGCAAGCTTTTACCAGTTCAGCTACCTTAAAGATAAAACCGCTTTGACGGCTCCAATCTATACGGAACCATCCACAATAAGTACACCGGGAAGGAAGAAAGCAAGCCTGGAAGAAATTTATACACTGATTAAAAGTGATCTTACAGATGCAGACCATCTGTTGAAAAATTATTCAAGAAATAATAAAGATAAAATCAACAGAAATGTAGTCAATGGACTTTTGGCAAGAACTTACCTGAATACCGGTGAATGGAGCAAAGCTGCTGATGCTGCAAGAACAGCAAGACAGGGGTTTACTTTTATGGCTCCGGAAAAATATAAAGAGGGATTCAATGATATTGAGAATGCAGAATGGATCTGGGGGCATAGACAGACTCAGGAACAGTCAGACGCAAGTTATGCATTCCATTACCTGGATGTGTCTTCATCGGGAAGTTTCTACTACAGCTTTATGGCTGACCCTTACTTTAAAGATCTGTTTGATGCCAATGATATCAGAACTCAGTTATTTTCGTGGGATGGACAGAAAGGAAGAGAGGGACTGCTCAGATATGCGAAATTTAAATTTAAGCCCAACCTTATTGCTGATATCGTGTATATGAGAGCTGCTGAAATGTACCTGATCGAAGCTGAAGCTGAGGCAAGAAATGGAAATATTTCCCAGGCAGTTACTGCTTTAAATCAATTGAAAACGGCAAGGAAAGCAAATATTTATACAGGTCCGTTAGCTCAGAATGAGGTAGTGAAAGCCATTCTGATCGAAAGAAGAAAAGAATTATTCGGAGAAGGGTTCTCCCTTTCAGATATTATCAGAACCCAGGGAAGTGTGGAGAGAAAACCTTATGTAGATGATCAGGGGAAACCAATTAAAGTTCAGGTGATCACACCGGAAGGAACTGTAAAAACCGTTGACGGTAGAGGGCATTCTGTTTTTGCATTTCCTGACCAGTCTGCTTTTGCTCCGAACAGCAATTACTATTTATTCAGTATTCCTCAGAGAGAAGCAGAGAATAACCCGAATTTATAA